The following proteins come from a genomic window of Nostoc sp. ATCC 53789:
- a CDS encoding IS4 family transposase, protein MIINSFPKIVKDILRGLPKNDYPVLNSRLFFECWLSYAMDNSLTSMRDLFKRLNNTGFEVDISTFSKANLHRSQKPFQEIYQKLNELVQKKVQKKLHDKYAICPIDSTIITLTSKLLWVLGHHQVKLFSSLNLATGSPSNNFINFGHDHDYKFGSKMMSSLPINAVGVMDRGFAGLKFIQELVQENKYFVLRIKNNWKLEFDGSNGLVKVGASGDAQAYRVINFCDLEAKTEFRLVTNLPSHGEAAVSDDEIRDIYRLRWGVELLWKFLKMHLKLDKLITKNVNGITIQIYVSLIAYLLLQILSIPQQWGHTLLDKFRYLQSCMCQKISYVHWFEEMMSC, encoded by the coding sequence GTGATTATAAATTCATTTCCCAAGATTGTCAAAGATATCTTGAGAGGACTGCCAAAAAACGATTATCCAGTATTGAACAGTCGTCTGTTCTTTGAGTGCTGGCTCTCTTATGCTATGGATAACAGCTTAACAAGTATGCGAGATTTGTTTAAGAGATTAAACAACACAGGATTTGAAGTAGATATTTCTACTTTTTCTAAAGCAAACTTACATCGAAGCCAAAAACCTTTTCAAGAAATTTACCAAAAATTGAATGAATTAGTACAGAAGAAAGTTCAAAAAAAGTTGCATGATAAATATGCAATTTGTCCAATAGATTCAACAATTATTACTCTCACAAGTAAATTGTTATGGGTATTAGGACATCATCAAGTAAAACTTTTCAGTTCTCTAAATTTAGCTACTGGAAGTCCATCAAATAACTTCATAAATTTTGGACATGATCATGACTATAAATTTGGTTCTAAAATGATGTCTAGTTTACCAATAAATGCTGTTGGGGTGATGGATAGGGGTTTTGCTGGATTAAAATTTATCCAAGAATTAGTACAAGAAAACAAATATTTTGTTTTACGGATAAAAAACAATTGGAAACTAGAATTTGATGGCTCAAATGGGTTGGTTAAAGTTGGTGCATCTGGTGATGCTCAAGCCTATAGAGTAATTAACTTTTGTGATTTAGAAGCGAAAACCGAGTTTCGCTTAGTTACTAATTTACCTTCTCATGGAGAGGCTGCCGTTAGTGATGATGAAATTAGGGATATTTATCGATTACGTTGGGGAGTTGAATTGTTATGGAAGTTTTTAAAGATGCACTTAAAACTTGATAAATTAATTACTAAGAACGTCAATGGTATCACTATACAAATTTACGTTAGTTTAATAGCTTATCTACTTTTGCAGATATTATCTATCCCACAACAATGGGGACATACGCTATTAGATAAATTTCGCTATTTACAATCTTGTATGTGTCAGAAAATCAGTTATGTTCATTGGTTTGAGGAGATGATGTCATGTTGA